The window CAAACGAGTAGCAGAACGAGTGAGTGGTTTTGAGTTGGACTGGTATCTTACTGACTGGACCATGACAACAAATACCATTGATTATGCTATTGATGATTTGAATATGGAAAATGGAATGGCTGTGGTATCGCTTTCGCGAAAGGGGTTAATGCCTATGCCGCTGGACATTCAAGTAACCATGAAAGATGGGTCTACAAAAATGTACTACGTACCGTTGGAATTGATGTATAACCAGAAGAAAGTACCTGCATCCTGGACCGTGGCGCAAGACTGGCCTTGGGCTTTTCCAACCTATGATTTAGCATTAAAAGGGTTTGACGCAAATGATGTCGATAGCATCACTATAGATCCAAAAAATAGAATGGCAGATGTTAATAAGGAAAACAACTTATTTACCCCATAAAAAGATTATTTTAAAGTTTCAAAGCCAGCTCCATAGAGCTGGCTTTGTTGTTTAGGAGCCCTTGATAAACAGTTAACTCCAGTATCTTTGCCTTATGGAGTTCACACTGGGCAAAGACAAAAAATTAAAGAGTAAGAAAGCTATTGATCAGCTTTTTGTAAGTGGCTTGTCCATACGCAAGGGTGCACTGCGACTCAAGTATACAGCAGTGGAAGGTGAAGAGAATCACAAAGTGGGTTTCAGTGTTCCTAAGCGATTTTTTAAGCGCGCGGTAGACCGCAACCATGTAAAAAGATTAATGCGCGAAGCCTATAGATTGCATCAAAATGAAATAATTCCCCTAGAAAATCAGTTCTATCATTTCATGTGGATCTATCAATCGAATAAGATGCCGGATTACGACCACGCGGAACGATTAATGAACGCGGTAATTCAGCAGTTGCAAAAGTCAACTCCCAATCTACAAGAGGAATAATAACCCTATGAAAACCAGTGTTTCATAGACTTCGTTATATTTATATTAACATTTCAGAAAGCAGTGCCGCATGACACCTTCTAACGTAAACTTCAAACGACAAATTCTAGTACCTATTCTGGGTGCGGTATTCTTCTTTTCACTTGCCAGTTTCAAAAATGATTTTTTTGAAATCGCTAAGCAAATTGAGATTTTTACAGAGATGTATAAGCAGCTGAACATGAACTATGTGGATGAAACCAATCCGGCACACCTTATGGACAATGCCATTGAGGGCATGTTGTCCGATCTTGATCCCTATACCACTTTCTGGACAGAGCAAGAAGTAGAGCGTGCCAAAATTAATTCTCGTGGCGAGTTCACAGGTATAGGAGCTAACGTCAGCACCAGAGCAGATAAGCTCATCATTCTTGAACCCTGGAAAGATTATCCAGCAGATAAAGCAGGACTCAAAGCAGGGGATGAAATCATCCAGATCGATGGAACCAACATTTCTGACTACAATGAAAATGCTGGAGAATTGCTGCAAGGATCTGCAGGGACTGAAGTTACCGTGACCTACATGCGTCAAGGAAAGCAAAATAAAGCCACCTTAAAACGTGCTGCAGTAGAAATACAAGCAGTCCCGTTCTTTGATATGGCAACGCCTGATATAGGTTACGTTATTCTTTCAAAATTCAACGAGAAAGCCTCTCGAGAAACTAAGGAAGCCATCAAACAGTTAAAGGAGCGAGGAGCCAAAAAGATAATCCTAGACCTGCGTGGCAATCCTGGAGGATTGCTTAGTGAGGCGGTAAATGTTTCCAACCTTTTTATAGAAAAAGATAAGCTGATCACCAGCACTCAATCTACCGTTGAAAAGTTCAACAAGACTTATTTGACACCACGAAATGCATATGATGCAGACATCCCACTAGCGGTTTTGATCAATGGTCGCAGCGCTAGTGCCAGCGAGATTGTGAGCGGTAGTATTCAAGATTATGATCGTGGTGTGGTTATTGGCGCTAGGAGTTTTGGGAAAGGCCTGGTACAGCGCCCTAGAGAGCTGAGTTATGGAACTCAAGTGAAGATTACCATATCTAGATATTACACGCCTAGCGGGCGTTGTATACAGGCTTTGGATTATTGGAACCGGGATGAAGATGGAAATGCCGTACGTACTCGCAAGGAGGACTATAAAGCATTTAAAACAATCAACAGTGCGCGCACCGTGTTTGATGGCGGTGGGGTAGATCCAGACATAAAACTAGCCAGTGCAGCCTACTCTCCTATTACCACTTCATTGTTACGGGAGAATGCGATTTTTGATTATGCCACACAGTATTATTACAAGCACCAGTATGCAGATTTAGATAAAATTCAATTGACTGATGCAGACTTCAATGCATTTGTAGCGTGGATTGAATCTCGTGGATTTGATTTTGATACGGTTACGGAATCCGCTTTCGCGAAAGCGTACCTATCTGCCGTGAATGAAGAGCTCGACGATGATATTGCAACCAGCTATAAGGGCATGATGCAGGCCATCCAAAATGCTAAGAAGAAAGATATGCGCGACAAAAAAGCGGAAATCATGAGTCTGCTTACTGATGAAATTGTAAAACGTTATTTCTATCGTGAAGGTTTGTATAAGTACCAACTTAAATACAATCCTGAAATTCAGGCCGCTATCAAAGTACTCAACAATCCCGCAGAATATCGCAAAATCCTAAGCTGATGAAGTCTTTTGCCACACTTGTATTCACTATTTGCTTTGTGGCAATCAGCTCGGCTCAATTGACGGTCGAGCATAGTATTTACTTTGACCTGGATAAATACAGTTTAAAGCAAAGTGAATTAGACGCTTTTGATGCTTTTTTTAAGGATTTGCTTTATTTACCCATTTTAGATGTAGAAATACTAGGCTATTGTGACGATCGTGGAACCATTGAATACAATCAAAAACTATCTGAAAACCGAGTGGAAACTGTGGCCATGTGGCTGCTGGATCATGACATCAACCTTATGAATATTTATAAGGAAGTAGCTGGTAAGGGTGAGGTTGCTCTTGATAAAAACAGTGCACAATACAATCTCATCCAGGCAAGAGCTCAAAATAGAAGAGTGGATGTACGCTTTAGACTGGAAGAACCTGCGGCAAGCCGGCTGGCCATTCCTACCTTACTCAAAAAAGACTTGACTGCTGAACAACGCAAGGTCATTCCAGAATATGAGGAAAAAGTCATTTACCAAGTGCGTAAAAAATCTAATAGTGATGAACTGATCCCAATTGAGGATTTAGATGAATACATTTATGTACCAACAAGTATCAGCCCTCCTGTAAATAACCTAGAAGAACCTTTTAAATCATTATTGCGCAAGAATATTTCTTCAGGAGAGACGATCATTTTAGAAGATATACATTTCTTGAGAGGGCGTTCGACCTTGAATCCGGAGTCCATTCCCTTAGTTAAAAGAGTCATTGAAATATTACAAGCGAGACCTAATGTTCACTTTGAAATTCATGGCCATGTATGTTGTATCGATCCTAGATTTGAAGATGCGTTAGATCGCAATACTATGAGATCGGACCTTTCCTATGCCAGAGCTAAATTGATTTATAGGATTTTATTAGAGTATCAAATTGAGCCTCAACGTATGGCTTACCGCGGTTTTGGGAGGACAAAGCCTTTGGGCGGCACTGACCAAGAAGATCGAAGGGTAGAATTGTACATCACAAAAGTAGAATAAAAGTTTTTATTTGTTCTTATTCATCGTAATATTGCGATGAATATGGGACTGACTAAAAATGAAATTTTTACGGATGAGATCAATGCGGTTTCCGCTTTCGCGAAAGCGATAGGCCACCCAGCTCGATTGATCATCATCAAATACTTACTACAACGAGAAACTTGCGTTTGTGGCGATCTGGTAAAAGAAATTGGACTGGCACAACCTACCATTTCACAGCACCTAAAGGCCTTGAAAGAAGCAGGTATCGTGCAAGGAACGGTAGAAGGAACCAGTACTTGTTATTGTATCAATACCGCACACTGGAACGCTATGAATACCAAATTGCAAAGTCACCTAAAACCTGTTCCAAACGATTCTAAAAACTGCTGTTAAACAACACTTATGAAACTATCTGAATTTATAGACCAACTTGCCACCATGGACAAAATCTCCTTCCAACTGGAAGATGGATCAGCCGTTCCCTCACATTTTCACGTGACTGAAGTGGGTAAAGTGCACCGCCATTTTATCGATTGCGGTGGTAAGGAAAGAGAAGAAACTGTAGTGAATTTTCAACTTTGGAATGCAGATGATTACGATCACCGCCTGCACCCTGAAAAATTACAGCACATCATTGAGTTGTCTCAAGAAAAACTACAGCTTCCAGATTCCGAAATTGAGGTGGAGTACCAAACTGAAACCATCGGTAAATTTGGAATTACTTATAAAGATGATGCTTTTGTTTTAACCACAAAGCAAACCGCTTGTCTTGCCGAAGATGCTTGTGGCATTCCAGAGAAAAAACCGCGTCTCAAAATTTCTTCCCTATCATCTACCAACTCGTGCGCACCAGGATCTGGTTGTTGCTAATTTTCTTCTCATGCATAAAAAATTAAACGATTATATAGACGCTCTAGACGTTTCTCAAGTAACCGAATCTAGGAAGCAGGTTTTAAAAGTCCTGACTGATTTTATTCAATCTAAAGTAGGAGCAGAACAACCCATTCACCTCAATTTTATTTGTACCCATAACTCCAGACGTAGTCATTTAGGCCAAGTCTGGTCAACGGCGATGGCCAGTTATTTCAACATTCCAGAGGTACTCACATATTCAGGAGGTACTGAAACCACTGCGGTTTTCCCGATGATCATTGATACTCTAGAATACCAAGGTTTTGAGGTAGAATCTCTGGACGATACAGATAACCCTATTTACAGCGTTGGTTATGCAGAAGAAGAAGCTTTGTACCTCTTTTCTAAAAAATACGATGATGAAAGCAATCCAGAAAGCGACTTTGCCGCCATCATGACCTGCTCTCAAGCTGATGAAAATTGTCCATTTATTGCTGGAGCTGAGAAACGCATTGCAATTACCTATGAAGATCCTAAAATCGCTGATGGTAGGGATGACCAACAAAAAGTCTATCTGGAACGCAGTGCCCAAATCGCAACTGAAATGAAGTATGTGTTCTCAAAAGTAACTGTCTAATGGCTATCAAAAAACTTGGCTTTCTCAACCAATACTTGACGCTTTGGATTTTTATAGCGATGGCATTGGGAGTCGCTATAGGTTATTTTAATCCTAACATAGGAACCACTATCAATAGTATGAGTAGCGGTTCTACAAACATTCCTATAGCAATTGGATTGATTCTTATGATGTACCCGCCTCTCGCCAAAGCAGATTACAAACTCCTCCCTAAGGTTTTTAAAAACACCAAGGTTCTAAGTATTTCCCTATTACTCAATTGGGTCATTGGACCTGTCCTGATGTTTGCGCTGGCCTTGATTTTCCTTCAAGATCATCCAGAATATATGGTAGGACTGATTCTCATAGGTCTTGCTCGTTGTATTGCCATGGTTCTGGTATG of the Nonlabens marinus S1-08 genome contains:
- a CDS encoding ArsR/SmtB family transcription factor, which gives rise to MGLTKNEIFTDEINAVSAFAKAIGHPARLIIIKYLLQRETCVCGDLVKEIGLAQPTISQHLKALKEAGIVQGTVEGTSTCYCINTAHWNAMNTKLQSHLKPVPNDSKNCC
- a CDS encoding OmpA family protein, giving the protein MKSFATLVFTICFVAISSAQLTVEHSIYFDLDKYSLKQSELDAFDAFFKDLLYLPILDVEILGYCDDRGTIEYNQKLSENRVETVAMWLLDHDINLMNIYKEVAGKGEVALDKNSAQYNLIQARAQNRRVDVRFRLEEPAASRLAIPTLLKKDLTAEQRKVIPEYEEKVIYQVRKKSNSDELIPIEDLDEYIYVPTSISPPVNNLEEPFKSLLRKNISSGETIILEDIHFLRGRSTLNPESIPLVKRVIEILQARPNVHFEIHGHVCCIDPRFEDALDRNTMRSDLSYARAKLIYRILLEYQIEPQRMAYRGFGRTKPLGGTDQEDRRVELYITKVE
- a CDS encoding DUF6428 family protein, whose product is MKLSEFIDQLATMDKISFQLEDGSAVPSHFHVTEVGKVHRHFIDCGGKEREETVVNFQLWNADDYDHRLHPEKLQHIIELSQEKLQLPDSEIEVEYQTETIGKFGITYKDDAFVLTTKQTACLAEDACGIPEKKPRLKISSLSSTNSCAPGSGCC
- the rnpA gene encoding ribonuclease P protein component; amino-acid sequence: MEFTLGKDKKLKSKKAIDQLFVSGLSIRKGALRLKYTAVEGEENHKVGFSVPKRFFKRAVDRNHVKRLMREAYRLHQNEIIPLENQFYHFMWIYQSNKMPDYDHAERLMNAVIQQLQKSTPNLQEE
- a CDS encoding low molecular weight phosphatase family protein, whose amino-acid sequence is MHKKLNDYIDALDVSQVTESRKQVLKVLTDFIQSKVGAEQPIHLNFICTHNSRRSHLGQVWSTAMASYFNIPEVLTYSGGTETTAVFPMIIDTLEYQGFEVESLDDTDNPIYSVGYAEEEALYLFSKKYDDESNPESDFAAIMTCSQADENCPFIAGAEKRIAITYEDPKIADGRDDQQKVYLERSAQIATEMKYVFSKVTV
- a CDS encoding S41 family peptidase, which translates into the protein MTPSNVNFKRQILVPILGAVFFFSLASFKNDFFEIAKQIEIFTEMYKQLNMNYVDETNPAHLMDNAIEGMLSDLDPYTTFWTEQEVERAKINSRGEFTGIGANVSTRADKLIILEPWKDYPADKAGLKAGDEIIQIDGTNISDYNENAGELLQGSAGTEVTVTYMRQGKQNKATLKRAAVEIQAVPFFDMATPDIGYVILSKFNEKASRETKEAIKQLKERGAKKIILDLRGNPGGLLSEAVNVSNLFIEKDKLITSTQSTVEKFNKTYLTPRNAYDADIPLAVLINGRSASASEIVSGSIQDYDRGVVIGARSFGKGLVQRPRELSYGTQVKITISRYYTPSGRCIQALDYWNRDEDGNAVRTRKEDYKAFKTINSARTVFDGGGVDPDIKLASAAYSPITTSLLRENAIFDYATQYYYKHQYADLDKIQLTDADFNAFVAWIESRGFDFDTVTESAFAKAYLSAVNEELDDDIATSYKGMMQAIQNAKKKDMRDKKAEIMSLLTDEIVKRYFYREGLYKYQLKYNPEIQAAIKVLNNPAEYRKILS